The Prunus dulcis chromosome 3, ALMONDv2, whole genome shotgun sequence genome segment CGTAGTtcctctccaccattttcATCTCATGAATACGTTTTCTCAGAACAATCAAGCTCTCTTCGACGGTAGATCGCCCTCCGTAATGGTCCCTTGTAGCGGCTACAACAGCCATGCCAGCAGTTCTAGCAGTTGATCGCTTTGATCTTCTGTGCCCAGATCCAAGTTTTGGACATTGAGATTGACCAGAGAAAAATGGCGGAGGAGGAAGTGGCGATGAACAAAGACAATTTGCTTCCATGGGAAGAAAGATGTTTGAAGTGAAGAGTGTTTTTGGATCGATGTAGAGA includes the following:
- the LOC117622788 gene encoding uncharacterized protein LOC117622788, producing the protein MEANCLCSSPLPPPPFFSGQSQCPKLGSGHRRSKRSTARTAGMAVVAATRDHYGGRSTVEESLIVLRKRIHEMKMVERNYEPPQHWMHWEKQCYASYDEYICNLVGCLQSYLMNTRPSSAISMLLLVTVSVPASTVMILLRFMEVANGALSAVHQLG